The genome window AAACacaaaaacacaacaaaactcaaaacaaaacaaacccaATACAATATCATCCAAACAACACAAATTAAACACAATCTAACAAAAGCCCACTTCTCAAAACAACGAGATGATGAAGTCAATACAcacatgaaaaaaaatcaagaaaacccAAGAAAACATAAGGCCCATACATTACAACATCAATAAATAAACACACATGTGTCCATATAATATTATACCTAAAGGTGGTTACAATGGGTTGGCGTAGAAATCGAGGATAGGTGAAAATTGAAGTGGGTATTCAAGAATTGAGGAATTGGGGTTTAGTGATGAGTGAGAGATGGAGAGATTACAAGGGGGGGATTAAGGTGGCGAGGGCTTTGTGTTTGTGAGAGTGAGAGAGAAAagtcagagagagagagatgaggagagagatgggagagatTGTAGTTTGTAGTTGCTCATGCATCTAccaccttttcttttattgtctttggctatctttttttttttaattgtgttGTGAAGTGAAGTTGAGtttgtgtttggagaagaggTGTTTGAGGGCTTTGGGGTGTGGGGTGGTTAGCTGAGTTTCCAAGGGACGGTTTTGCCCTCGTGGATTTTTCTATAGCTAGACTATTGACCCATGTTTTGGTGAgatgattgtttttattttttatggcTTGTCCAAGTAAAAATCAAACTGGACTTCAATTtagcaaaataataataattattattattattataattggaATTCAATAATTCAATTCAATCTCGGTTTttccaataatttttttgaatggtAGAAATTCggatatttcttttaaaatttgaaatgttttttaaaatttgaaatatttataaaagtctTTTTTTCCTCTAGAAATTTTATGTTtgtagatataaatatatgattggCATTCcatatatttatcaataacaagTCTGATGAATCATTTCTTCGATATAACATAAAAACTTATTCAAAATTGAAAttgtatttattaatattcagtcctatttttttttattcataaacatATCATACTATGTAAttagaatttatattatattataaaagtgatGGTGCGTAAATATTGGTggttttttttactttattaaATGGTGAATTCTGATGAAGttgttagttttttttatatttttagagaTCTCTCCGAATATGTGAGAGTTTAAAGGATTAATGCTTAAATTTgacaaattctttttttttatcataaaacgGTTGTAGACAAACTCTTTTCTAATTATAAGAGATTTTACAACAGTTTTATCAAACTATATGTTTTACTCAAAATTTTACTCAAATGCATGTTTAGGTAGGTCTTTCTTCATATTATGTACATTTTGTTGTTTGATGTAAATAGAATGTATAGATGTTTAAATCAGTTAAAAAAAGTAACACATTAATTAGAagataagttataaatattattagattCAGGTTTGGCAACGGATTGAAATGGATTAGACTCTTTTTATACTCTAGTTTACATCTGAATTGTTGACAAAATTGGGATCTATCCGGACCCAAAAAAATAAATCCGAtacttattttcttaaattGTGAGTCGGGTCGTATTTTACATGAAAtctaaaaaattgaataagttATTGAAGATTGAACAATTTGAATGATGTGTTGAAATACAAGATTTCGACAAAGAAGATGGTAAATGAAATTCAGAAACCATGATGAGAAAACtatatttacaattttatttgattaaatttataaatatcgaTATTAATTTATCACTAATATTTGtgcattttatattttgtatttattgACACTACTTAGTtcacataataattttaacaaattttattttgtttatcaaACAACCGTAGGATATGTGTTGGTCATCATACAACAATATGCGCATGATAGAGTAAAAAAAGACTGCGCTTTCGAGATCTTCACGATTTTAATTTAACTCTTCTgggtaaaaatatttgaaattttattaataatccaAACTCATTGTTCCAAGGGTGTTTAAagtaagatatttttttttgttctcaTCTTCTCAAAGTTTTTGGAGGAGGATGGATATATATGTTGTTGTTGAGAGGTCTATATCTTTCACAATTAGGATGACCTTAGAGATCATAGATATCATTTTGTTGAGAGTAAAAACTTGAGAATTGTTTGAGATTGTGATTGTATTTGAAGCTGAAGCTCGAGGAGTTCTTGAAATGTTCTTTGGGTCAAGACAATGTATAATAAAAATGTGATTGTCAACGGTGACTCATTTTCGTAGTTACCATCATTTGCAAAGTGTGATGTATTAACTTGAAGTTGGCCACATTCAAGATGAGTGTTGAGTAGTCTAGAAGAACATTTCTCTTCATTTTATTAGACACTAAACAAACAAGGCGGCTCATTTGATGGCTCGTGTGTCTTGTTCACTAcattgttataatatttttttcgacTTTTTCTAGTTCTTGATTGGAGGCTATTGAGTTCGATTCAGTTATGCATAAATAAAATTctctttcatttaaaaaaacaaatgattaatattaaaaacactTCGTCaattgtttaaatatattatgtttctGTAACAATACTAAATATTTTGGaatcataatatattaaattttatctatttttcgGAACCACCATATAAGAGCTTgtctttagaaaaaaaaataacatcttTATACggtaaatgataaattatgatCATCTTATCATAATTCATAACcagttttttcattttattagcAACTTATATGAACCTCGATCTTCAAAATAATATCCGGAAGAGTCGTTTGATTTTATGGGTACACCGTACAAATGAAATCAGATTTCGGCTTAACATGACATATTCTCAAATATCTAAAGTTCAAAATGAAATTTGTCTGAGGAGAGCAAGACAGTTGACAtggataatatttttatccCACCGCCTAAATAAGTATTTCAATAAACTATTTGAAAACAAGTTCGGTActcttttaatataaaaattaaaatatatactcctatgatttctttttgtatttatatattttgaaattttgtttttcattttatatatgtcAAGGAAATTGTGctcctaaaaatttatatttactatatgCCTTTCCGTTAGTATTAGCGGTTTGGGTTCGGAGCGCAGGTCAGGCTAGGTAATTATGTGTttggttttataatgaaatgaaTTCTATGTttgatttcaaatatttttgacccattaattttaatttattaaaatattaatataatttctaaatttaacttaaattaatttaattttatataaataagttaCATGtggattttttattcaaaatataggttacatgtgattaaataaaaaatttcttaccaaattagtattatattatttcagcAGAAATATGATAACGTGATTAGCTTACCAAGCAAATGAAAAATACATATAGGCAGATCAACTTATATTAAATGGAGGCGGACCGGGCCGCTGAAATTACTTGGGTGGTTAGCAGGGCACATTATCACCGACAAAAACGCTCTCATCATCTTCATTGGCTATGTAAACAATAGGGGTGGCAGTTTCGGGGAACGCTCTCATCATCTTCATTGGCTCTCGTCACCAGTTATGCATTTTGCATCTCACAATTtccattttaataaatatacagtagaattttaaaaaatgtaaaattcaTCAGTATAGTTATTAAGCATTCCATCCATTAATTTGCTACtagaatttgtttttataaaatgatgatccATTGCTCAGCACTATTCAATCTAAATCTATCTACATTAGAagtgccacatcatcaatgttACATATTTCAAtatgatataatttaaaaaaaatttaatatgataaaatgctatcattcaaaaattgaatatttttaatgaaatttcttTAACTGAGTATGGAGTTGAATCGAGATCGAATAAGTTGATTCTCAGAATCTTTagaattttgataattttacgTGTAATATATGTGTGTAGTATCATGAACATGATTCCCCACCAGTCTTCTCCTGCCACACTGCAATCCCAAACTTATTGATGGTGATGATCAATCAGTTTATTTTGTTGTTGTCCTCTTCCACAAGTGTACTAATCACACAAGGATAAGACACATTTtccacaaaatattttatattttagcaaaatgaaaaataaataatcctCATGTGAAAAGTTAAATAATTTAGGCTAAATATAATGATACACGTGGAAAATCTTTCATGAGATTTTAGGACAAGTATTTGTTCGATGAGGATAATGACAGCATATAATTGCAAACGGTGATACTCGTCCGTAATTTATTATGTGCATGTATTTTgagattcttataaaatattgtttcataatattttaatttatttttaataaaaatttaagcattgaatttttattcagtaaaaaaaattaaaaaaatattatagcacatattttataagagtctcagaATACGTGTTAACAACTAACGTTAAGAACCAGCTGGGACAAAGGAAGTACTCCCGTCTCTTTTTACATGTCCGTTTTGAGTTTCGagtagtcaaattgaccaattttcgGCTAAACATTAcatattatctatttattatttttaaaatctcaaagttgcatattaaaatagactaaatatactttttttatgatataatttttattattctttctttttaattatataatacatgtaaattccactcaaaatataatcaatttgaccggtcaaaagtcaaaatggacatgtaaaagagaCGAGAGTTATTTATTGGATGATGTTTATTTATGTAATTAATGTTAAATTCAACACATGAAAaccacaatatatttataactttcaaatttttatagCACCAGAAAGGTCAAACTGGGCTGAGACTATAGACCCAGTCCAAGATTAAAGTGAAAAAGGTAATGGGCCAGGTACATTTTAGATTTAAGGCCcaataatgtatataaatgaTGCAGTGACAGATTGAAAGCTAGGGTTtgtaaattgggggagattagCAGCTGCAACTCATAAAGTAACAAGATGATTTACGACGTGAATTCACCTCTTTTCCGATCATTTCTCAGCCAGAAGGGCGGCGCCTCTTCTGATAggaggtctctctctctctctctctctctctctctctctctctatatttgTATACATGTGTGTTTATAtcgtgttttaaattatttactggtggatatgtaattaaaatattCGATAGGTTCGATTGCAATTTTTGTTCCATAGACTATAATCACTCTATTGTTACTTGCAATACCTAGTTAAAAATGGAGTTGTCCTGTTTGCGTGGTGCTTTAAACTGTAGTTCAGGTATGTGATTAGGATTTTCAAGAAGCTGAGTGTGTAAAATTGTCCCTGGTTGTGCAACGATATTTATTCCTGTTATGTTAGAATATCAAAATGCATTTAGATTATAGTATTGCGGTTACAGTTTTTTTGGGTACTACACAATATgtatgggggggggggggtatcgTTCTTTAGTACTGTACTATTAAACACAAGTGACTACATAATTTTGGCTAATTATTTATGGTTTGGGGTAATAATAGGCGTAGTTGAGTCGATAATAAATTATTTCTCAGACTGAAAGCTGGTTTTGTGATCAACTATACATGATTTTTAGTTcatgtaatataaatttatggaACCGGAAAGAAATTTGAATCTGTTAGACTATTACATTAATGTGATCAATTGAATTGaactgttttttttaaaatatatttgactaATTATTCGTTTCTTATGTGACTGCCATTACTGCCACCTTGTTTCTTCTTCTTGATACAATTTCATACAGgttgaattaatatataaagttttatttGTGTTCTATGATCACTGTAAAAAATTATGGTGCTGTTTTGTGTGTATTGTAAGATAGAAGTGTCTATCGGTGGCTACAGTTGTCGATTGAGATTTGGTTCATGATATTGTAGTAACATTTGGCTCTTGATGTTGCAGCCCCATTGGGCTGGACACCGTAAATTTTTCTTTTGCCATGCATTTTCAAACATTcacatattttcttaatttgaTTCTTACGAATTAGTTTTTTTTCTGTCCGACTCCAGGCAAATGGAGGAGCAAAAGCCAAAGGGACAGAAGCCAAAAGCAAATGAGAATAAGCCTGTGATGTCGGAATGAGCGATCACTGTGTGTAGTTGCTGAAATGTTGCATGTCTTTTAGCGCTTTTAAAAGTGTTTGTAAGATGTCTATGTCAAGTCAAACGGGTTATGTAGAAACTTGAATGTCTATTATGTACCAACTTTAATTTGGCAATGTGATATGTTATTGGAATAGACCTTTCCAAGTAATTAATGGATGTGGTTTTTTAAACTTAGCGTGATGTCTTATTAGTTAAACTGGCATTGTGattgctatatatatatgaagctTTGATAATGAGCTTGCTgctgtttttgattttatgttcaAGAGTCTTTGGAACTTCAGTGCTTTTTAATTCCTGCTTTAACCAAATCGATTTAAGATCCTCGATGTTACCTGAGAAGTTATAATCGAGTATAGCCTTTAACAATGACAGGAGCTTTTAGATATCCCTGGAATTACAACTGCTTTAGATGGAGATAATACATGATCACATTAGCATCCGTGGGGAGGAGCCTTGGTTTATGATTGCATCCTTGGCCTTTTAACTATGATAGCATCCATGGCAAGGGGGCTAAAGCGGAATCTTGCAAGTAGTTATTGTCTGGTGTAGTTATTACCTTGGTAGCTGTAGAGGACAATACTTTTTGACCAGAGAGAAGAACAAGAGGGAACAATGGTACTCATGCTAGTTATACGATTGTGGATGTGGTCAATCTTCATTATTGAAGAGCAGCAACAGACACAAAGGGTCACAAAGTTGAGGGCAAAGAGATCATGTAGTAAAGAGGGGTGGGGTTCATACATAATATCCACTCGAGTGGCCTCCCATGTTATCACTACCATCTTCAGTCACCTCCAGTAttttctcttctctctgaaaaaAATCAAGGTAAAAGACCACTCTTGAGaggtaaaagaaaaagaaaccacCTATAGTTCTTTCTTGGAGGCTCCCTTTCCACACTCTTACCCAAATATCCTCTTCAACTGTTGCTTACAAAGTTTTTCTTTGTTAGTTTCTAATTTTTCGTTTAATTGATCAGATAGTATATCTTTCGCTTGGTTTGCCAAGAGTACTCGAATCTTATCAAAATGAGACGGGTGCATGACCgtgtttaattattaaaaaaaattgtttcggGAGAGTAGTGATCTAAACATGTCGAAGTTATACTTTGATAAACTCCAACTTGCTACTAGCATTATTTTGAAGGCCAAAATGAGCCAAAGCTCAACAAAGAACGTGGCACATTTGGCCATTTTAGCCACTATTACATGATCCTCGAGTATTCTCTATAAAAATACAATCATTTCTTGTCCTTTATTCACGGCGGTTTCACCTCAATCAGACATCTTTTACACTCTTCTTTTCCTCTCCACTCCATCACCATCTTCACATTTTCCATACCATCTTCTCTGTTTCACATTTTTTAAGCACATAACCAAATGGCTGAGCTGTGCATGTCTTCTTCGACCACCTTTAAGCCTCAAGCCAGTCTTGTTTACGCTTACTTTACTCGCattagtagcttcattctctcCCACCCTCTCTACTTCTCATACTTGATCTTCTTCTCGCCTTACGCGCTTAAAACTCTGTCATTCCTCTGGCCTCTCTTCATCACCACCTCTTTTATACTTCTAGTTCTTGTTCTCGGGCAAAGTAACTCTGCATTTCATGTAATTCGAGAAAATTTGAGTGAGAAATTTGGTTTTGACAGCCAGGAAGCCTGTCCTGACTTGGAGGAATGTGAAGCATATAAGATCGTGTTTGCGTTTGACACTCAGGTATCTGATATGGTTGAGCATTTGACTGGAGAAGAGTATTTGCTGCAATCTTTTGATGATAAAGAAGTAGTTTATGATTTAGTTGAACCAGCTAAGAGTAGTGATTCACAATTTGTGGAGGAGAAGAGATTACAGGACTTTTTCGATGTAGTGGATGACTTTGATGATAATGTGGTTGAGAAAAATGTTGATCTGATTTGCACAAAGTCCATTGAAGTTGTTGCAGAAGATGTAGATGAGTCGAAATTGAGGAAAATAGATGATTCAGTGATTGTGAAGTCTGGTAAAGTTGTTGAAGAAAATGCAGATGAGGCAAAAGATGTCAATGTTATTGGTTGGAACAATGGAGGACACACTAGAAAGGTAAGGTCACTTGGCAAGCCATTTTCCGCGGAAGGTATTATTGACAGTGGAGAGTACAATTCAAGTCTTGGAAGCTACGGATCCATGAGAAGGGAAAAGGAATGGAAGAGGACGTTAGCCTGCAAGCTTTTTGAGGAACGGCATAATGCAGTGGTGGAGGGGGATGAGAGGATTGATGCGCTTTGGGAGAGGCATGAATCCGATGAGTTGAGCAAGTCTATGAGAATGGCCAGTGAAACTAACAAGAAGAGTGTGAAGAAGTCGTCTATAATGAGCTTTTACGGGGatgttgaagaagaagaagaagaagaaggtgatGATGATAATGAGGAGTTTGAGATTACAAAGGCGCAGCTATGTTGCTTACAGGCCTTCAAGTTTTCTGCTGGCAAGATGAACTTGGGGATGAGAAGGCCTAATCTTGTCAAGTTTTCGAAGGCCTTGAAGGGGTTTGGCTGGCTTCATTCTGCCAAAAGGCATGGAAGGAAGGAGAAAGCTTAAGTGTGACTAATACTAGTTTGTTTTTTCAGTCAAGCTTCATGTAAAACTTTTCATGTGTTTCGAATATCTATTATATCTGCATATAAACTTCTGCTTTCCTTTGCTTGGTTTGAAGATTTCTCTTTATGATATACATACCGAGTACTCATATTCAAGATCATATTTTGTTTGGATTTAAGTTTTTCTCAGGACTCTGAAGGTCATGGGTTGACGACGTGTTAACTGGCCAACTATTTTTGaaccgttggatgaatatccaacgaccaaaattataacaaaattttaacacaTCTGGCTCTGGACCAGGAACCTAAACTTCTGCTTTCCTTTGCTTGGTTTGAAGATATTCTGTCTATGATATACATACGAGTACTCATGTTCAAGTTCAAGATCATATTTTGTTAAGATTGAAGTTTTCCCCAAGACTTTGAAGGATCATATTTTCCTACTAGATTCTAATGATCAACTTATAAAACAGTTTTATACGATACATGTATCATAATTTCGAACAGGATATAAGCAGAGCCGAATATAAGCAGAATGCCAAGACATCAGATAGTCCTGATATGATCGATTAACTATCGTATTAGCACCAAAAAAGCCAACATGCAAATACATGGGAAAGAAAAAACAACAGAAGAAATTAAAGTAGCTAAACAAAACGTAGTATCAGAAGTTCAGTATGCTCCTACATGAGAATCTTAATCTTTCTATCGACCTATCTGTCTAGTACCAACCTTTATGAAAAGAATGCACCATGAGCAGATTAATACCCTACAGAAAATTCCACAATGCGTTCTTACAAAGAATCGTAAGTTCCTCACCAAATTGACATCCAACCAAACTCATCTATTTTTGTCTTGTTGGCTGGTCCCCAACATTTTCAAACTACAAAACTGAAAAAGGGTAACTAAAATTTCCGTGAACAAAATCTATTCTTGATTTCCTCAGGCAGAAGCAGGTACTCTAGGTGCCAAATTTTTGGCCGCTCCAGAACCAGACAGCCCACCACCACGGGTTACACGACCACCATTGGCTGAATTTTCGGTCCTCTGAAATCCATCTCCACCGCCACGGTTTGATGAACCGCCCCGATTGTTTCCTCGATTATTACTGAACTCACTCCGGCCACTGAATTCTGCTCGGTTGTATCCCCTGCCACCACCATAATTACCGCGTCCTCTCATTCCCTCGTTCCGAAATCCAGCTTCATTCCTAAATCCGACTCCCCTACCAGCTGGGAACCTTCCACGGTTGGTCACTGCAAAAATATGAGTAGCTTAATAAGAATTCAACACAAAATTAGGAAATAATAACTACAATCAACCCAATACCGATGGTGCTATTGCAATTCAAGCCTTTAGCAATTATGCCAACAAAATAGGTGAGGTAGTTTTAACTCAGGCAACCAGCTATTATATTAGCCACTTAAGGTCTAGAAAGAGCAACATCAGATTTTACTTGGCAAATGATTTTTCCAAGTTAAGACGAAATGAAGTACAAACCCTATGGCGTAATTAACTAGAGACTCTAGAAGCAATGTTAACAGGTTTTATTTAACAAAGTATTTCACTAATCAAATTTGCCTAAAAGCAACTCAAATTTTGCGAAACTAT of Daucus carota subsp. sativus chromosome 3, DH1 v3.0, whole genome shotgun sequence contains these proteins:
- the LOC108211660 gene encoding wound-induced basic protein-like, giving the protein MIYDVNSPLFRSFLSQKGGASSDRRQMEEQKPKGQKPKANENKPVMSE
- the LOC108213095 gene encoding uncharacterized protein LOC108213095, yielding MAELCMSSSTTFKPQASLVYAYFTRISSFILSHPLYFSYLIFFSPYALKTLSFLWPLFITTSFILLVLVLGQSNSAFHVIRENLSEKFGFDSQEACPDLEECEAYKIVFAFDTQVSDMVEHLTGEEYLLQSFDDKEVVYDLVEPAKSSDSQFVEEKRLQDFFDVVDDFDDNVVEKNVDLICTKSIEVVAEDVDESKLRKIDDSVIVKSGKVVEENADEAKDVNVIGWNNGGHTRKVRSLGKPFSAEGIIDSGEYNSSLGSYGSMRREKEWKRTLACKLFEERHNAVVEGDERIDALWERHESDELSKSMRMASETNKKSVKKSSIMSFYGDVEEEEEEEGDDDNEEFEITKAQLCCLQAFKFSAGKMNLGMRRPNLVKFSKALKGFGWLHSAKRHGRKEKA